Sequence from the Gracilinanus agilis isolate LMUSP501 unplaced genomic scaffold, AgileGrace unplaced_scaffold7164, whole genome shotgun sequence genome:
tatatatatatatgtcaacaTGTGTTCACGTACATCCCTGGTTTCTGCACATCCCCCATGAATGCAGGGCCCTAacgtatttgtatccccagagtatAGCATACCCGGACAcagaattaatgaattaaatttcattctttcactctctctcactccaAAGCCTGGTGCCAAGTGTGCCACATGGCTGCCATGGGTTCAGTGCTCACTAGCCGCTGTAGTACTCCAAGTAACCGTTGAAGTGACTTCCTAGAACAGCTTGCAGAGCTGAGTATACAATCCTCCCTGTAAAATAAGCAAACCAAAGCTCCAAGAAATTTGAACAAAATTGATGATTTTGAAATGTACCTGTTGAATAAGCCCAAAGTGACAGAATCTTCCAAAAGCAAAGAAAACGGACCCACAAAAAATGATCACCTCTTTCTGCAGATAAAGTGCTTTATTTGAAGAGCCTCAAAAATTcagtggaaaaaaatttaatcaaaataatGGCTTACGTCAAATTTCAGGATACAGAATAAATCCATAAAAGTAATTAAACTgttcatatattattttaaaagataagttGGTAGACTTAGaaagtatattcaaaataaatataaaatgtataaaacataTGGGACTTATCCTATCAATCCACACTCAGGATTTACTTTAAGGAAGACTTGAAGAATTGGAGAAGTTCATTGATCTTCACAGGGATGCACCAATTAAAATACAAATAGCAatactacttaaattaatttgtgaattgaatgccataccaattaaactactaAAAGGGAATTATTACTTGGTAGAGCCAAACTAAATGACCAGAAAAtttactttggggaaaaaatatccagaattttaaggaaaataatgaggaaaaaaaaaaaaaaaacaaggagagATGGAGGCGTCACTAGATCCCAAACAATATTTCAAAACAGTTGTTATTATAGTTATTCGGTGAGAGTTTCAAAAATAGACTGCTAAGCTAAAGCAGTATGAGGGCAATGAGAACATCAATTAAATGAACATATAGTACTCTCgcatttgataaacccaagaacACAAAATGTTTAAGGAAGGATACCCCATTTGACAACTTCTGGGATAGATGGTTGGACCTGTTTCCTATATTAACTGGTCGACCACGAGGTTGTCTCTTATCCCCTCCAAACCTATTTTCTCAGCTAATAGCACCTATTTCGCATGACGTAACCAAATGAAGCCCTTGTAAAACACTTCAGAAATCTTGATATCGCCATGTCAGCTGTTGCTATTTTAATTTTGCATATCCTCAACCACAACACAGTTTTATGGTTCCGGGATACACTGGCGACCGGTCGCTGGCAAACAGCAAATTCGAAGTGACAGTACTCAAAGATATTCGATCAAATTCCCCATTTTCTTACTTAAGTTTAACCTGTTAAATCCTAAGAGATTAattgtgattcccctcccccccactttaACTGTCCTCTCCTCCTCTGAACACCCCCTTCAAATTCTCTCCCCCCTTAGCTCTATCAATTTATTCTATCTGCTACCTAACATAGACCATAACCTTATAAACATTTAATTAACAATAACCCCATCAGAACATACATTTACCAGAACAGatgtctttgttttgtttcaacgcaaaattcttttttttttttaacccctgaAGATTCTTTTACTAGATGAACGCTCAGATAGAGAAGGACCATTTATGAGCAGCCATTTCTTTAGGAATtatcactaaaagaaaaaaataataacttcacATTTCAAAGATAACCGACAAAAGTTAGGATTAAGCAAAACATCGCTACTCTGTCCACGGTGTTTCTGTATGTGACTCATGATTCCCAATCCCTCCTAAAGGATACGCCCTGGGTAACATGAATCTGTTTCTGGTCCACAGATGCTTCTTCCTAAGAAGGCATGTGAACAAATCTGCCCATTTCCTTCTATTAAGGTATGTAAGTCAACTGTATGCGATAAAGGCACAGCGTCATTCACTGGTACCCCACCAGAACATGTCCTGACAAAGAAGTCTCGGGGAACCAAAAGGTTTTCGCCCCGTTTACGGTACGCATTCTTTGGACCTCTAACGTAGGTGCTCCTGCTCTTGACCTTTGGTGGGTGCTCCCACAAACTCCCAAGGTCTCAATTTCATTTTCCTAACGTCTCCAACTTAAACCAAGCCTATCACTTGTCTATTTAATGCTAGTAGTAAATGTCTAATATTTATTAACATACTATGATAAGTATATTATCTATAGATCTATTAATAAACATATCTTAATTAGTGATAACACATTTGGAAATCGTGCAATGAGCTTCATATTGACTAGCAAGATACAATTCAATCAgagcaattatatggcaaaaaaatgATAGTTGGAAATGTTGCCAAATGAGTGTCATACTTGACATGCTAACAAACAATCTTGTGCCTTTCGTGTTGCTGTGAAGTTGATGTAGACTTATGCGGCATCTAAAATCTTGCTGAGCAGGTGGTCCCTTCCAGTCCTTTGAGTTGCTTTTAGCAGCAATCTCTGCTTAGTTTCAGTCAGTTCACAAGTTCTTTTTGCCATGGAGGCACATCTCACTTCCTGTTCCTGTAGGAGCACTTCCAGGGTCAGCCATGGCGATGCTCATCTGTCCTTCCTGGATTTCTTGGTTGGTCTCACCGGGCAGAACGGGCAGAGGAGGCAGAGGGGATGAAGTTGGCAGAGTGTTGATTTTCTGCTGGGCCTCTAAGTAGAACATGACGCCCCGCAGCTGCTCCTGGATCTCATTAATCTGCAGTTCTTTCTTGTCACAGGCTTCCTTCAGCGCTTTCTCCTCCTTTAGCTGCTTTTGCAAGAGTATTTGATTTGCCCTCAGTCGCTTGTTTGTCTCTTGCTCTTGCTGGAGCTCACTGCACAGCCTGGCCACTTTTGTTCTCAGATGTGCACACTTTTTGTCCattgcttgcttttcttttagcAAGACATTAACTTTATGTTCCATTTTGTTATAGTTCTCAATTGTTGAGTTAAGTTTCAGCTTCATGTTGGAAATTTCCTCGTGGGTCTCTTTCTCCAGGTGCTCGATCTTCTTTTCCCAAAAGATTTTCTGCGACTCAAGCTGGTTTGAGAGTAAGTACGAGTATTCCAGCTGTGTATTATCAATTCTTTCATTTGCCTTTTTGCCATTCTGTCCCGAATTGTTAGAACAGTGGCACGAGCCCGCCTGGACGTAATTGTTCTCAACATAGTCCCACACTTTGTAGTtatttagctgcatcccataggcATGCTGTGTTTCCTCGAAGTGCTTGTTAGCATGCCCCCTCAGACTCTGCCCGCAGCCGACAAGGCCACAAATCAAGCAAATATGGAGGCTTTCCCGAACGCCACACTCCAGACACCTGGGTTCTTCTCGCCAGGGCATATGGCAGTAACTGCATACTGGGCACATGATATCGTCCTGGCTCTGGTGACTCCCGCCCTCGAAGCTCTGGTCACAAAACCAGGTGAGGATGCCTTTCATCGAATCCCCGGTTCTCTCGAGACATATAGTACATCTAGGGAGTTCTATAAGGCTCTTCATGGGAAAGCGGGCCCCGTCTCCTGATTTTATCACTTCAATTCTTCCCACGTAAACCAGCTGGCACACCTCACTGTTCTTTTGGTTAAAGGAACAACCATTGTACACGCTGTAAAAGGTATCAGCAACATCCTTAGCGTTAAATTTGATCAGTGCCATATACCGGCTAGGGGTGGcgtctttaataatttttacttcGTTAATTGCTTCTTGGAATGGCGCCAAGAAGTTGTGGAGGTTAGGACGAGTCACTGCGGCTGGTATGTTGAGGATACCCAACATATAGTTGTACATCATCACCCTTTCTCTCACAGCCATCACTTTGGAAGTCTTATACATGTGTAGGAGGCCATAAATTTCCTCCTCTGGCCAGGGCTGAGCCTCTACTGGATCCAGCTGCATTTCTAGGGCCTCACAAGAACTGCCCTGCATTTTGTCCTCAACTTCGCCCTCACTTTCGCCTTCAGCTTCCCCCTCGCTCTCGCTATCGCTCTCGCTCTCAGTATCAGTCCCAGTCTCTGTCTCACTATCGGTGTCTGTATCGGTATCGGTCTCAGTCCCGGCCTCGGCCTTGGCCTCGGCCTGGGCTTCGGCCTGGGCTTCGGCTTCGGCCTCGGCCTTGGCCTCCGCTTCCGCCACCACTTCCACCTCCTCCACCCCAACCAAAATGCCATTCCCATGGTCCTCAAAATGACTCTCTCTGTCAGCCAACTGGACAGTAGACACTGTGACTTCCTCCGCCGGCCAAGCCTGGAAGTCATAAAGGCCTTTTATGTCGACCAGGCCAGAGAGCGAATTATGAGGTAAAAACACCACTGGGGCTCCTACCTCCACTGAAACTGGATGGATTTCTTCAAGACTGCTCCCAGCAAACTCTGGTGACTGTTCTTTGATCTGTTCATCAGACATGTTGTGGTGTCTGAGCGAGAGAAAGGCCTAAGGAAGAGCACAGCCGAGTACAGCCGAGCCCAGCCGTCGGTGAAAGGGACTGTGTGGCGCAGTTGAAATTCTGCCGCTGGGTGGGTGGGGCTAGGACAGGAAATACGTCAGTAGAGGAGCTGCGCCTGCGCAGTTGCTCCTACTAGGCCCCACCCCAGCAGGAGGCATTGAAACATCTTCCCTGAGGGAAACTTTACTTCCTGGAAAATTAGGCCTACATTGCTGAGCACAGGCCTCAATGAGAGGCCTGAAGATTTATTGGGAGGTAGGGAGAAGGTTATATTTACAGACATAGAGGTTTTTATTCATAGATAGGCAGCGCAATGGGGTCCCGAAGTGTtggatacaataaaaaaaaatcactgaacaatagca
This genomic interval carries:
- the LOC123256627 gene encoding BRCA1-associated protein-like yields the protein MSDEQIKEQSPEFAGSSLEEIHPVSVEVGAPVVFLPHNSLSGLVDIKGLYDFQAWPAEEVTVSTVQLADRESHFEDHGNGILVGVEEVEVVAEAEAKAEAEAEAQAEAQAEAKAEAGTETDTDTDTDSETETGTDTESESDSESEGEAEGESEGEVEDKMQGSSCEALEMQLDPVEAQPWPEEEIYGLLHMYKTSKVMAVRERVMMYNYMLGILNIPAAVTRPNLHNFLAPFQEAINEVKIIKDATPSRYMALIKFNAKDVADTFYSVYNGCSFNQKNSEVCQLVYVGRIEVIKSGDGARFPMKSLIELPRCTICLERTGDSMKGILTWFCDQSFEGGSHQSQDDIMCPVCSYCHMPWREEPRCLECGVRESLHICLICGLVGCGQSLRGHANKHFEETQHAYGMQLNNYKVWDYVENNYVQAGSCHCSNNSGQNGKKANERIDNTQLEYSYLLSNQLESQKIFWEKKIEHLEKETHEEISNMKLKLNSTIENYNKMEHKVNVLLKEKQAMDKKCAHLRTKVARLCSELQQEQETNKRLRANQILLQKQLKEEKALKEACDKKELQINEIQEQLRGVMFYLEAQQKINTLPTSSPLPPLPVLPGETNQEIQEGQMSIAMADPGSAPTGTGSEMCLHGKKNL